The Anastrepha ludens isolate Willacy chromosome 2, idAnaLude1.1, whole genome shotgun sequence genome contains a region encoding:
- the LOC128857851 gene encoding enhancer of yellow 2 transcription factor, with protein sequence MTLTKTVDQATILSGDRSKLKDLLCNRLAECGWRDEVRLMCRNIIKEKGNNIKVEQLIADVTPRARAIVPDAVKKELLMKIKAILAAQEGIDL encoded by the exons ATGACTTTAACAAAGACTGTGGATCAGGCAACCATCCTTAGCGGTGATCGTTCCAA gtTAAAAGATTTACTCTGCAATCGGTTGGCTGAGTGTGGCTGGCGCGATGAGGTGCGTCTTATGTGTCGCAATATAATTAAAGAGAAAGGCAACAACATTAAGGTGGAGCAATTGATTGCAGATGTGACGCCCCGCGCGCGTGCCATTGTTCCTGACGCTGTGAAAAAGGAGCTACTCATGAAGATCAAGGCTATTTTAGCTGCCCAGGAGGGTATCGATTTGTAA